The Paramormyrops kingsleyae isolate MSU_618 unplaced genomic scaffold, PKINGS_0.4 ups369, whole genome shotgun sequence nucleotide sequence TGGTTGTCCTTTAGCAACAAAAACTCAATTTGAGCCTGAAATGGTTAAAgcttttaaaattaggttaaactggtcacctttgttttacctgcattatGGTcatgtagtaccgctgtcacccgaagattgctattcacattataaatagccaCATTACAGATGGCTAATTGTGTTCCTTTCTTATAGataaaatacttccagattTTCAGGAGTCCCTATTTCGTGTTGGTGCCGACAAGAAAAAAGGTGAAAACAAGAAGCAGGAACTGGGTTACATAAAGAGCTTCATTCAGTTTATGTGGGGCTCTTCATCTGACACAGCACCTGCTCACTTGAAATTCCTGAATGAACCAAGCAAATTAAATGATTGGGTGAAGGTTTTGACAGAAAAATTTAAAGTCACGACCTGCAAAAATTATCTCATTTCCGTTTGCAAGTTTTTTGAATTTCTAATTGAGAGACGGCCAAGCTCTGTACGGCTTGGCCAAAAAATTTTAGAGGGTCTGTTGaggcatttaaaaatgcagaaacattCCCTAGCAAAAAAGATAGTAGGGCACCGGCAACATGTTAAAGAGCTCAAAACAAGGAAGATGCCTACCAGAAACGACCTGCGTGAGCTAATCACGACACTACGGGGCCGAATTCCAGAATTTCTTGGTAAGAAATGCAAATTGCTGAAATGTGGAAATCTcaactgcataatttctggtagtggggggcTACAtttgctgaattagctgccccctgcaatgtcacgatgtcacatatttgttaaatgcagaggatacattttggtgtgcactgtgtgctgtggcttgttaacaatgaccactgatcactttttaaaaaaatgtagttGTAATGCATAAGGATTCTTGAAAAAGTCTTGTAAATGCCTTAATATGTTTTGCTCACAGATGAACTATCTGAAGACCCCAGTTGCATAAACACAAGAAACGAGGCAATAGGCGCACTGGCAACGTATATATTTATCTGTACTGGGCACCGTGTGAGTGTGCTCGTAAACCTCACACTAACTGAATTTAATGAGTGCCAGGAGATAGATAATCTATATGTCATCAACGTGAGTACCAAAAAATTGATATTGTACTGATTATTAGATCGTGACACACCAATGTAATGTGCTTTGGGATAGTTAAGTTGTGAATTGACCTGCTTGGTTttcaataatgataataataataatatatccTTTATTGCCTTGTTCTTTGTAGCGCAAgctgtctgcaaagggcagccacctttagcggcacccagggagcctCCATGCTGAGTAACACATTGTTGCATTCTTAAAGGTGTCCAGCCACAAGACGTCTGGATCATTCGGGAGGGCAAAAATTGCCCTCAACAACAGGGAGTACTTGTGGATGCAGCAGTTTGTGCAAATGAGACGAAGACTATCAGGATACCACCACAATCCAGGgacatttttcttttcctcctcCGGAGAGCCACTAAAAAAGCTCTGCGAGCTTGTGAGAAAAACATGCCTGGATTGTGGGATGTGCAGGGGCTTCAGCGTCACAGAGATTCGCTCTGCCGTTGCGACCTGTGTAAGTCTAAATTTAAAGCAATAGTGATGTGCTTAGTGTATGATAGATTATTAATTTATGACATCTTTTCTGGTTTTGTCTTAACTTAGCAATTCTGGATCTGCAAcatgtcttttctggttttgtcttattaacttagcaattccggaTTTGCGACATGTCTTATCTGGTTTTGTCTTATTAACTTAGCGATCCCGGATTTGCGACATGATTTATCTGGCTTTGTCCTAGTTACTTAGCAATTTCTGatttgatgtttttgttttctggcTTCATCTtgctaacttagcaattccggaTTTGCAACATATTTTTCTGGCTTCGTCCTACTAAGTGATTTCTGATTGAAAATTTGTGTTCTGGTTTCATCTTACTAACTTCTCTAGCGCTAGTCATCAGATCATGTATCTTGTCTGCAGGCACAGAGAAACCTACCTGATGACCAGCGCAGACTAGTGGCCCAAATTATGTGTCACAGTCTTACAACAGCAGATAAGTTTTATGTCGCCGAACTGGAAGTGAACGATCTGCAACGGGGTCGTGCTTTTGTGAATGAGGCCTTAGGTATTGGTAAAAGTAAGGCATTGAAAACCAGTACACCTTACAAGAGGCTGAGACCCCAGGTGTTGTCTTCTGATGACGATGACCAGGAGGGGGCAGTTGGTGTTTCGCCAGTCCTACTGCCCAGTCACATTTTGGAGGAAGACCCTGCATGTGAACCTCAGCAAGAAACAGGTAGTTGTCAGCTACAGATTAAAGTACAAATAGTAATCATGACACTAACATAATGTTTCTTTCCAGATAGTATTGTCTACATACCTGTTGATTTTGGGGAAGAAGTGGTTGAGGTGACACAAGAAGAGGGAGAAGGGGAGGAAGATCTAGAGGAAATGGAGAATGATGAGGAGGAAGGTGGTGAAAATGAGGAAGATCTAGAGGAAATGGAGAAAGATGATGAGGAAGGTGGTGAAAATGAGGAAGAAGATCTAGAGGAAATGGAGAAAGATGAGGAAGGTGGTGAAAATGAGGAGGAAGAGAACATTGATTTCAACTTTGTTTTGGACGATGACGAGGAAGAGGAAGATAGCCCAAAGGTAAGTCTCACCAATACCTTGATCTCTGTTGACTGCAGTATCTTACCTATACAAAAATTATAATCTCTGTTAACATTCTTGTGACAGGTTCTCAGTCCACTTCCGAAATATGTTGAGGACATAGATGGAAGGGTGAGGTTTGAAATTTTCTTTTAATAGGTCTGATATATAGAAATCATGTATGTTATTATCAAAGACATGCTGCCTGTGTTATATTTCAGAGATTAAGATGTAGAAGACGGCTTGTATATCCTGAATCACTAAAGGCCATGGTGAGGGAGAAATTTAGCAGT carries:
- the LOC140587575 gene encoding uncharacterized protein gives rise to the protein MWGSSSDTAPAHLKFLNEPSKLNDWVKVLTEKFKVTTCKNYLISVCKFFEFLIERRPSSVRLGQKILEGLLRHLKMQKHSLAKKIVGHRQHVKELKTRKMPTRNDLRELITTLRGRIPEFLDELSEDPSCINTRNEAIGALATYIFICTGHRVSVLVNLTLTEFNECQEIDNLYVINVSSHKTSGSFGRAKIALNNREYLWMQQFVQMRRRLSGYHHNPGTFFFSSSGEPLKKLCELVRKTCLDCGMCRGFSVTEIRSAVATCAQRNLPDDQRRLVAQIMCHSLTTADKFYVAELEVNDLQRGRAFVNEALGIGKSKALKTSTPYKRLRPQVLSSDDDDQEGAVGVSPVLLPSHILEEDPACEPQQETDSIVYIPVDFGEEVVEVTQEEGEGEEDLEEMENDEEEGGENEEDLEEMEKDDEEGGENEEEDLEEMEKDEEGGENEEEENIDFNFVLDDDEEEEDSPKVLSPLPKYVEDIDGRRLRCRRRLVYPESLKAMVREKFSSYWNQKITTQIINSTLMKNTQLLLSCKVLRLTIDNFRSLVQLLQRQDAMTMSDDD